A portion of the Thermosediminibacter oceani DSM 16646 genome contains these proteins:
- a CDS encoding Spy/CpxP family protein refolding chaperone produces MTKKIIALGVMAVIILGTAAVAIAAVPESLRAAGGNLPILSQLNLTDDQYSKLKDIRAEFFQKMTELRNEMAKKNFELQDLYFSKNPDQKAIDAKLKEINDLRNRMFDLKQEYFSKMRGALTEEQLSKLREFRGPAFGMGPGFCHGYGRGMMGGFFGPGYDPGTTQ; encoded by the coding sequence ATGACAAAAAAAATTATAGCTCTCGGAGTGATGGCGGTAATCATCCTTGGAACAGCCGCCGTCGCTATAGCCGCAGTGCCGGAAAGCCTCAGAGCCGCCGGTGGAAATCTACCGATCCTCTCGCAGTTGAACCTGACCGATGACCAATACAGCAAACTAAAAGATATTAGAGCGGAGTTCTTCCAGAAAATGACCGAACTCAGAAACGAAATGGCGAAAAAGAACTTTGAACTGCAGGACCTATACTTTTCTAAAAACCCCGACCAGAAAGCCATAGACGCAAAGCTCAAGGAGATAAACGACCTCAGGAACCGGATGTTTGACCTCAAACAGGAATACTTCAGCAAAATGCGCGGAGCTCTAACCGAGGAGCAGCTTTCAAAGCTTCGTGAGTTCCGGGGTCCGGCCTTCGGTATGGGACCCGGATTCTGCCACGGCTACGGGCGCGGGATGATGGGCGGGTTTTTCGGCCCGGGATACGACCCCGGTACAACTCAATAA
- a CDS encoding sensor histidine kinase, which translates to MKKRGIGFRVTASLVAVSLLTSVLSILFFYSLTRKAFNDYVRENRTQIVLQVSRIVGDIYDQAGWVGVQQLLEGISYMRRMHSSHMGMGPGSMGGMGLIFLMQNDIIVTDASGRVVASTRGFNGQARTASITAPVHSGGEIVGFVTVRSPLKPAERSLEFVFYRTLSSYSLFSVAFGLGLALLIGALVSRRLTEPIKQLSAAVKRFSKGERDVKITLETGDELSSLAEDFNAMAEKIRKSEELRRNLTADIAHELRTPIAIIQGTLESIQEGVLEPTPALMLSLQEEVSRMTRLIKDLSDLSLVEAGKLELNRIKIFPAELAGKFIHFKAEAEAKGIRFDINFPRNLPAVYADPTRLVQIITNLLSNALKHTSSGRIELSAEKAEGGVVFKVQDTGSGIKKEDLPYIFERFYRAEKSRSRKTGGTGLGLAITKGLVEAHGGRIWVESREGEGSVFSFFIPSAT; encoded by the coding sequence ATGAAAAAGAGAGGAATAGGATTTCGCGTGACTGCTAGCCTGGTAGCCGTATCCCTCCTGACGTCGGTGCTCTCCATCCTGTTCTTTTATTCCCTGACCAGAAAGGCGTTCAACGATTATGTGCGAGAAAACCGGACCCAGATAGTCCTTCAGGTGAGCAGGATCGTGGGCGATATATACGACCAGGCAGGTTGGGTGGGTGTTCAGCAATTGCTGGAGGGCATATCCTACATGAGAAGAATGCACAGCTCCCACATGGGGATGGGGCCGGGCTCCATGGGCGGTATGGGGCTGATATTTTTAATGCAGAACGATATAATAGTAACCGATGCATCCGGCAGGGTAGTAGCATCCACGCGCGGCTTCAACGGGCAGGCACGCACCGCCAGCATCACGGCACCGGTGCATTCCGGAGGTGAAATCGTGGGCTTCGTCACCGTGAGATCCCCCCTTAAGCCCGCCGAGAGAAGCCTGGAATTCGTTTTCTACAGGACTTTGTCCTCCTATTCCCTCTTTTCAGTGGCCTTCGGCCTCGGCCTGGCCCTCTTAATAGGAGCGCTGGTCTCCAGGCGATTGACGGAACCGATAAAACAGCTTTCAGCAGCCGTAAAGCGCTTTTCCAAGGGCGAAAGAGACGTAAAGATCACGCTGGAAACCGGAGACGAGCTGTCCAGTCTTGCCGAGGACTTCAACGCCATGGCCGAAAAAATAAGAAAAAGCGAGGAACTGCGCAGGAACCTGACTGCGGACATAGCCCACGAACTAAGGACCCCCATAGCCATAATTCAGGGCACCCTTGAGTCCATCCAGGAAGGAGTGCTGGAACCCACGCCGGCCCTGATGCTATCCTTGCAAGAAGAGGTCTCGCGGATGACCCGCCTCATTAAAGACCTGTCGGACTTAAGCCTCGTCGAGGCAGGCAAGCTGGAATTGAATAGAATCAAGATCTTCCCCGCTGAACTTGCGGGTAAATTCATCCATTTCAAAGCTGAGGCAGAGGCTAAAGGTATACGGTTCGACATCAACTTCCCGCGGAACCTGCCGGCCGTATACGCGGACCCGACCCGTCTCGTGCAGATAATAACTAACCTGCTGTCCAATGCCCTGAAGCACACGTCTTCCGGCAGGATAGAACTCTCCGCAGAGAAGGCCGAAGGAGGGGTAGTTTTCAAGGTACAAGACACCGGCAGCGGTATAAAAAAAGAAGACCTGCCTTACATTTTCGAGAGGTTCTACAGGGCAGAAAAATCCCGCTCCCGCAAGACCGGGGGTACGGGATTGGGTCTTGCCATCACCAAAGGACTGGTGGAAGCCC
- a CDS encoding cyclic 2,3-diphosphoglycerate synthase: MGAAGRDFHVFNTYFRDNELYEVVAFTATQIPNIEGRKYPADLAGRLYPDGIPIYPESRLEELIKELGADQVIFAYSDVSHEEVMHKASRVLSAGADFRLMGPKSTMIKSTKPVVSICAVRTGVGKSQTTRRVCQILKDMGKKVVAIRHPMPYGDLSQQVCQRFATYEDLDRHKCTIEEREEYEPHIDMGIVVYAGVDYGVILKEAEKEADIIVWDGGNNDFPFYNTDLHIVLVDPHRPGHEVKYHPGETNLRMADVVVINKIDTASSEGIDAVRRSIEEVNPGAQVVEAASPIFVEDPAKIKGKRVLVVEDGPTLTHGEMTYGAGYVAAKKYGAAEIVDPRPYAVGSIKDTYAKYNHLSVILPAMGYGDVQVKELEETINRADCDTVIIGTPIDLSRITKLNKPTVRVRYKLQEIGTPTLEDVLRRFR, encoded by the coding sequence ATGGGAGCTGCAGGACGGGACTTTCACGTTTTCAATACCTACTTCAGGGACAACGAGTTATACGAAGTTGTGGCATTCACGGCCACCCAGATACCGAATATCGAGGGAAGGAAATATCCGGCCGACCTGGCGGGGAGGCTGTATCCCGACGGTATTCCCATATATCCCGAAAGCCGGCTGGAAGAGCTGATAAAGGAACTGGGAGCCGACCAGGTAATTTTTGCTTACAGCGATGTATCCCATGAAGAAGTGATGCACAAGGCTTCCCGGGTGCTCAGCGCCGGGGCGGATTTCAGGCTCATGGGGCCGAAGAGCACCATGATCAAATCCACGAAACCAGTGGTATCGATTTGCGCCGTCAGGACGGGTGTTGGAAAGAGCCAGACCACGAGAAGGGTATGTCAGATACTGAAGGATATGGGGAAGAAAGTGGTAGCAATTAGACATCCCATGCCTTACGGAGACCTCAGCCAGCAGGTATGCCAGAGGTTCGCCACCTACGAAGACCTGGACCGCCATAAATGCACAATAGAAGAAAGGGAAGAATACGAACCCCACATCGACATGGGCATAGTGGTGTACGCGGGCGTGGATTACGGTGTGATCCTAAAGGAGGCGGAGAAGGAAGCCGACATAATAGTGTGGGATGGCGGAAACAACGACTTCCCCTTCTACAACACCGACCTGCACATTGTCCTTGTAGACCCCCACAGGCCTGGCCATGAAGTAAAATATCACCCGGGAGAGACCAACCTCAGGATGGCCGACGTGGTGGTGATCAACAAGATTGACACTGCTTCTTCCGAGGGAATTGACGCTGTCCGCAGGAGTATCGAAGAGGTAAACCCGGGGGCTCAGGTGGTAGAGGCCGCTTCTCCGATATTTGTGGAAGATCCGGCCAAGATCAAGGGCAAGAGAGTGCTGGTGGTGGAGGATGGCCCAACGCTCACCCACGGCGAGATGACCTACGGGGCGGGTTACGTGGCTGCCAAGAAGTACGGCGCTGCCGAAATAGTGGATCCCAGGCCGTACGCCGTAGGGAGCATAAAGGATACCTACGCCAAATACAACCACCTTTCGGTGATCCTGCCGGCCATGGGGTACGGAGACGTACAGGTGAAGGAACTGGAGGAAACTATCAACAGGGCCGACTGTGACACGGTTATAATTGGGACACCCATAGACCTTTCCAGGATCACGAAACTCAACAAACCCACGGTAAGGGTCAGGTACAAATTGCAGGAAATCGGCACCCCCACTCTGGAGGATGTGCTCAGGAGGTTCCGGTAA
- a CDS encoding response regulator transcription factor, with protein sequence MSGYRILVVDDEDKLLDLIKNFLEKEGFAVTCADSGVEALKLLEKRKFDLVVLDIMMPEVSGFDVLRRIREKIQIPVIFLTARAEEPDKLLGLELGGDDYITKPFSLRELAARIRAVLRRAKPSEAANTILEYGGIRLDLNEKTASLNGRPLFLTPTEFRILAILMAHPGTIVSRLRILEEVFGGYYEGYERNLDTHISNLRKKLGDNPLNPRYIKTVYGTGYKLGGLS encoded by the coding sequence GTGAGCGGTTACAGGATACTGGTTGTAGACGATGAGGATAAGCTCTTGGACTTGATTAAAAATTTCCTGGAAAAGGAGGGCTTTGCCGTTACTTGCGCTGACAGCGGAGTTGAAGCCCTAAAACTTCTGGAAAAGCGGAAGTTCGACTTGGTAGTCCTTGACATAATGATGCCGGAAGTTTCCGGGTTTGACGTCCTGAGGCGCATCAGGGAAAAAATTCAAATCCCCGTCATATTCCTGACCGCCAGGGCCGAAGAACCGGACAAGCTGCTGGGCCTGGAGCTGGGAGGCGATGACTACATAACGAAACCCTTCAGCCTCAGGGAGCTGGCCGCCCGGATTCGCGCGGTCCTTAGGAGGGCGAAACCCTCGGAGGCTGCAAATACCATCCTGGAATACGGCGGCATCAGGCTGGACCTCAACGAAAAAACCGCATCCCTTAACGGCCGGCCTCTCTTCCTGACACCCACGGAATTCAGGATACTGGCGATTTTAATGGCCCACCCGGGAACGATAGTCTCCAGGCTGCGGATATTGGAAGAGGTTTTCGGCGGTTACTACGAAGGGTACGAGAGAAACCTGGATACGCATATCAGCAACCTTAGGAAAAAACTGGGGGATAACCCTTTAAATCCCCGTTATATAAAAACCGTCTACGGCACGGGTTATAAGCTGGGAGGTTTGTCATGA